The Planctomycetota bacterium nucleotide sequence CGGGTCGGGCGTCGCCGGGGGAGGAGGGGGAGGAGGAGCGGACGGCGCGGGCGCTTCGGGCCCCTCGCCGGCCAGGGCGCGCCGGTAGCGTTCGGCGATGCGCTCCATGACGCGCAGCCGGCCGTCCGCTTCGCGCGCGGCGGTCGCGGGATCGGCCGCCCAGCGCGCCGCCGCCTCGAGGGCGGCCGGCGAGCAGGCCGCAAATCCCAGCAGGATCTCGCGGCGCTCGATCGCCTCCGGGTCAAGGAGGCTGGGAGCGAGGAACTCCTCGAGAAGTTCGACCCGCGGCGCGCGCTCGAGCCGCAACCGATGCAGCGCTTCGGCGATCTCCGGGTCGGGCCGGCTTCCCGCACAGGCCAGCGTCCGCAGGGGCAGGAGGCCCGAGGACACGAGCGCATAAGCCTCCCAGGGGCGCAGCGGCACGCCCGCCGCCTCCAGCCGTTCCCGCAGACGGCGCGCCGACCGGAGGCGCTCCAGCGCCTCGGGCTCAAGCTCCGCGTCGCCGCCGCGCATGGTCGAGAGTCTCGGAAACGGGGCCGTTTCTGTCAAGCGGGAATATGGGGATCCTTATGGGGGACGCCCCCGGCGTCCTCACCTGTGTAACGCCGGGGGCGGGGCCCGCGTCTCAGGCGGAGGGTCGAGCTACTCGGTGACGGTCACCCGGAGGGAAGCCGTTCCGAGAACCGCGCCGCCCGTCGGGGAGGATAGAACGACGTCGAAGGTCTCGGAGCCTTCCGGGACGGCGTCGGCGAAGAGGGTGACCGTGATCGTCCGGTCGCCCCAATGGCCGTCTTCCCAGCGAAGCGTTCCGGGGGTCACCGAATAGTCCGAGCCGGCCAGGGCGGTGCCGTCCACTCCGGAGAACTCCACGGTCACCGCGCCCTGGGTTCCGCCCGTCCGTCGGACAATCAGGGAGAGCGTGGCCGCTCCCTCGTGCACCGACACGGCGTCCACGAGGAAGCCGATCGTGCCGGGATCGTCATTGTCCAGGATGTCCACGCGGGTCTGCGACTGCGTGCCGACGAAGGATCCCGGCGAGGGCGATTCCAGATGGAGCGTGAAATGCTCCTCGCCTTCCCGGATCGGGTCGTTGACGATCTCGACGGCGATCGTCTTGGAGACTTCGCCGTCGGCGAAGGCGACGGTCAGGGGGGAGACGAAGGACGTGTCGGGCGGCGTCGTGGTGTGGTCCTGGAGCCGCACGTTCACGGTGGCCGCCCCCGCGGCGCCGCCGGAGCGGGAAATCTCCACCGGCACCTGGCCCGCGCGCTCGTCCACGAAATGCCGGCTCAGCCGGAACTGGAACGCCCCGCCCGGGCCGGCGTCGTCGTCCTGGATCGTCACCGTGGCTCCGTCGGGACCCCCGATCGTGACGCCTCCCGAGGGGGAGCCGAGGAAGACGAAGAAGTGCTCGTCCCCCTCCGGCAGCGCGTCGTTGACGAGCGGGACGGCGATGGGCTTTTCACCGCCCTCGCCGTCGGCCCAGACGATTTCATGCGGGGCGGAGGGATCGAACGCGTAGTCGGAGGGGTCCGCGCTGCCGGGATGGGCGGCCCAGAAGATGCTCACGCGCCCGCGCGTGCCGCCGACGCGGGCCACGCGCACCTCGGCGGAAGCGGCGCTCTCGGAGCCCGTGGCCGCGAGAGAGACGAACCGGATTTCGCCCGCGCCGGCGGCGGGGGGGGGAGCCCCGGGCGGTCCCGCGGGGGCGCCGTCCTCGTCGTCGTCGCTGCACCCGACCAGGGGGGCGATCGCCAGGAGCGCGCCCGCCCCGGCCGCGCGCCAGAAGCCCGAACGCATGCTCATGACCTGTCCTCCTACCCGCACCGGTCCCCCTGATCCGGTGAGCCCGGGATTGTTACGGGGCGGCGGCGTAACGGCGGATCGGGCGAGGGGATCCTCTTGAGGGAAGATCCGGGCCGGCTCGAAAGGCCCTCCCCCGCGCGCCGGGATGGCCACGGTCCGCTTGATGACCTACAACGTGCACCGCTGCATCGGGCTCGACGGCCGCCACCGGCCCGAGCGGATCGCGGCGATCCTCGCGCGATTCGATCCCGACGTGGCCTGCCTTCAGGAACTGGACGTGAACCGGCCGCGGACCGGCCGCATGGACCAGCCCCGCCGGATCGCCGACGCGCTCCAGATGGATGCGCATTTCCACGGAGCCGTGCGGGTGGCCGAGGAGGAGTTCGGCGCCGCGGTTCTCAGCCGGCTTCCGATGCGGAAGGTGCGCTCGGGCCCGCTTCCGACCCTTCTGGGCATGAAGCTGGAGCCGAGGGCCGCGCTCTGGGTCGAGGTTCGGGCCCGGGGACGGCCGGTGCAGGTGCTCACGGCCCATCTGGGGCTTACGCGGGGAGAGCGCCGGGTTCAGGCGGACCTTCTCCTGGGGGAAGAATGGCTGGGCCATCCGGACTGCCGTCCGCCGCGCATCCTGTGCGGGGACTTCAACATGACGCCGCGATCGCCGGCGTGGCGGCGGCTGGCGCGGGCGCTGCGGGCCGTCGCGGGGGATCGGCCGCCGGCGACATGGCCCAGCTTCCTCCCCCTGGTGCCGCTGGACGGGGTTTTCGCGGATCCGGAAGTCGAGGTGCGCGGCGTCGAGGTGCCGTCGGATCGGTCCGTGTGGATGGCGTCGGATCATCTTCCCGTCGTGGTGGATCTTGAAATCTGACCAAGTCGTCGGCGCGGCGCGTCCGCCGTATCCCTGGACGGGGATCGCGATCTTCGCGCTGGCGGTGGCCGTGCTGGCGGCGGTGTGGAAAGGGACGCCGCTGGGGAACTGGCTCCGGCCGGAGCACGTTTCCGCATGGGCCGGATCGCTGGGGGCGCGATGGTACGCGGGGCCGCTCGCCGTGGCGGTCTTCATCGCGGGAGGCTTCATGATGGTGCCGCTTCTGGCGCTCGCGTTTGCGTGCGGGATGGTGTTCGGCGCCTGGCCGGGAGCGGCGTACGCGCTGACCGGGGCGATGGCCGGCGCGTCGGCCAGCTTCGCGGTGGGGAGGCGGCTGGGACGGGAGCGCCTGCGGCGCTTGCTCGGGGAGCGGATCCGGCGTTTCGAGGGACGCGTGGTCCGCCGCGGGATTCTGGCGGTGTTCCTGGTCCGCAAGATCCCGGCCCCTTACGGGCTGGTGAATCTCGCGGCGGGCGCCTCCGAAGTGCGGTTTCGGGACTTTTTCCTGGGAACGCTTCTGGGCACCGGACCGGGGGTGGTGCTGCTGAGCGTTCTGGGGGATCGCTTCGCCCGGCCGGCGGTGGAGGCCGTGACGTCATGAAGGGCCGTTTCCGCCGGATCCTCGTGCCGGGCCGGACCTGCTGGACCCTGCGGGACGTCCGCGCCTCGGGTCTCCTCGTGGACGGGCGCGCGTACTTTCGGGAGTTCTGGAAGGCCGCGCGCCGGGCGCGGCGCACGATTGCGGCGGCGGGATGGCAATTCGACAGCACGGTGGAGCTTCTGCGCGGGCCGGACCGCGCGGCGGCCGGCGGCGAGGACGTGCGGCTGCTGCCGTTCCTGGACGGCCTGTGCCGGCGCGCTCCGGAGCTGCGGATCTATCTTCTGTGCTGGGACTACAGCCCGGGATTCATGCTTCAGCGCGAATGGTTCCAGGCGCGCCTCTTCAGCCGCGGGGATCACGGGCGCCTCCGGTTCCGCTTCGACGACCGGCATGCCGTGGGGGCCAGCCACCATCAGAAGTTCGCCGTGATCGACGGCCGGCTGGCGTTCGCCGGTTCCATGGACCTCTGTCACGATCGGTGGGACGATCGGGCGCACCGGGCCGAAGATTCCGCGCGCCTTCAGCCGGGACGCGCCGACTACGGACCGTACCACGAGGTGCAGGCGTATCTGGAAGGCCCGGCGGCGGCGGAGCTGGCGGAGCTCTTCCGTGCCCGCTGGAGGAGCGCGGGCGGACCGGAGCTGGACCTTCCGCCGGCCGAGGGAGCGCCCGTTGAGGAGCCGCGTCCCAGCGTCGCGCTGGGGCCCGGTTCCGTGGGTCTCAGCCGTACCGTGGCCCGGACGCTCGTGCCGGATCAGCCCTCGATCCGCGAGATCCGGCGGCTTTACGTGGACGCGATCGACGCCGCGGAGGAGCTGATCTACATCGAGAGCCAATACTTCGGCTCCGCCGCCGTATACCAGGCGCTCCTGCGCCGGATGGCGGACCCGCGGCGCGGCAGGCTCGATATCGTGCTGGTCTATCCCCGCGGGATGCACTCGCTGACGGAAGAGTTCTCTATGGGGGCGCTTCAATGTTCGCTCTTCCGCGGCCTCAAGCGGGCGGCGGCCCGGACGGGGCACGACCTCGGGATTTACTGGGTCGCCTCGCCGGGACCGGGCGGCGTGGAGCGGGACCGCTACATTCACTCCAAGGTGCTGGTCGTGGACGACCGTTTCCTGAGCGTGGGGTCGGCCAACACGAACAACCGGAGCATGGGGCTCGACACGGAGCTCAATGTGAGCTGGGAGGCGGAATCGCCCGGGGAGGCGGAGCGGATCGCGGCGATCCGGCGCGCGCGGGTGAACCTGCTCGTCGAGCACACGGGGCGGGGCGACGAAGCCTCGCGGCGCGCGCTGCGGCGGAGGCGGGGATTGGTGCGGACGCTGGACGCCTGGGCGGGACGGGGGCGTTCCACGCTGCGGCCGCATCCGCTGACCAGCCGGGTGGAGGAGAGCCCGATCCTGAAGCTTCTGGATCTGGATCACGTGTCGTTCGATCCCGAGCGTCCGCTCCTCGAGGAGGAAGTGTTCGAGCCGTTTCGGCCGTTCTTTTTTCCGACCCCGGCGGCTCTGTCGCGGCGCGGACGGCGTCGTGGGGGCGGGCGGGGACAGACGACGCGGGCGGGGATCCGGGCGCCGCTGGCGGTGGCGCGCGCTCCGAACCCGGTCTGGACGCTCCTGTCGCGGGCGTTCAAGCGTTCGGCGGTGGCCGCCGCGGTGATCGGGGCGGTTCTTCTGGCCGGGGCGCTCGTCTACGTGGCGATCCGGACGGCGCTGTAGATTTCGGCGGCGGGGACGAGAGGAAGGCCCAGGCGCCGCGCGGCGCAGGTTCCGATCGCTTCGTCGTGCCGGTGTCCCCAGCAGCGAGGGTCGGGGGAAACGAAGCCCACGGGTTTGCGGGGCTTGCGGGCGCGGAGGGACGCGGGGGCGTGTTCGCTGAAGTAGGGTCCGGCGAAAAGGCCCCGGCGCAGCGCGTCGAAAAGCTCCTCGAGCCAGGCGCGGGATCGCGGGTGGGCGAGGTTCAGGCCGATGAGGCTTCCGTTCATGAGGGGCAGCCCCAGCGCGTCGTCGCGGGTGAGGCCGTAGGCGGCCAGGCAGAGATCGGAGGTCCAGTGGCCCAGGCGCTCGTCGCCCGCCACGAGGAGGTGGCCTTCGCACTCGATCCGTTCGAAAAGCGCGTCGGGCGGCTCCAGGAAGCGGCAGGGCGAATCGACCCAGAGAATCGAGCGGAAGCCGGCGTGGAACGCCTCGCGGAAGGCGAAGAGCTTGAAGGCGTAGGGGGCCTCCGCGTGGGGCGGGCTTTCCGGGGGAAGTTCGTCCGTCCAGAGGCGGAGTCTTTCGGCCGGATATCCGAGGGCGGCGAGGTTGCGGGCCAGCTCCTTCTGGAGGGCCACGTAGTCGTGGGTGGCGACGTTGACGATGAGGCGGCGGGAGTTCATCGGGCGGCGAGGGCGTCCTCCACGTGGCGCGCGAAGACTTCGAGATCCTCGTACTTGTCGAACCAGCTCGTGTACATGATGCCCACGGCGCCTCCCGTGCGGCGGGCGGTTTCGATCCAGTCGCGGGCGCGTTCGGGCATCTTGTCGTAGTAGGCCGCCAGGAGCGTCCGGTGTCCGCGCGAGGCGAACCAGCTCAGGCTTTCTTCCCGGCGGTCGAAGTACCAGTCGGCGACGATGACGTCGCGATCGAGGCCTTCCCAGGAGCCGGTCAGGTCGCCGTTGACCAGGCAGTAGTTGGGGCGGGCGTTGTGGTAGGGATCCCACATGTCGCTCCAGACGTAGATGTCCGCGCGCGGGTCGATGTCGCGGAGGATGGAGACGCAGGAGCGGACGTTCTCGGCGAGGATGCCGGCGGGGGTAAGGGCGCGGCGGCGGCAGGACTCGTCCCAGTTGAGGACTCGGACTTCG carries:
- a CDS encoding phospholipase D-like domain-containing protein produces the protein MKGRFRRILVPGRTCWTLRDVRASGLLVDGRAYFREFWKAARRARRTIAAAGWQFDSTVELLRGPDRAAAGGEDVRLLPFLDGLCRRAPELRIYLLCWDYSPGFMLQREWFQARLFSRGDHGRLRFRFDDRHAVGASHHQKFAVIDGRLAFAGSMDLCHDRWDDRAHRAEDSARLQPGRADYGPYHEVQAYLEGPAAAELAELFRARWRSAGGPELDLPPAEGAPVEEPRPSVALGPGSVGLSRTVARTLVPDQPSIREIRRLYVDAIDAAEELIYIESQYFGSAAVYQALLRRMADPRRGRLDIVLVYPRGMHSLTEEFSMGALQCSLFRGLKRAAARTGHDLGIYWVASPGPGGVERDRYIHSKVLVVDDRFLSVGSANTNNRSMGLDTELNVSWEAESPGEAERIAAIRRARVNLLVEHTGRGDEASRRALRRRRGLVRTLDAWAGRGRSTLRPHPLTSRVEESPILKLLDLDHVSFDPERPLLEEEVFEPFRPFFFPTPAALSRRGRRRGGGRGQTTRAGIRAPLAVARAPNPVWTLLSRAFKRSAVAAAVIGAVLLAGALVYVAIRTAL
- a CDS encoding Calx-beta domain-containing protein encodes the protein MSMRSGFWRAAGAGALLAIAPLVGCSDDDEDGAPAGPPGAPPPAAGAGEIRFVSLAATGSESAASAEVRVARVGGTRGRVSIFWAAHPGSADPSDYAFDPSAPHEIVWADGEGGEKPIAVPLVNDALPEGDEHFFVFLGSPSGGVTIGGPDGATVTIQDDDAGPGGAFQFRLSRHFVDERAGQVPVEISRSGGAAGAATVNVRLQDHTTTPPDTSFVSPLTVAFADGEVSKTIAVEIVNDPIREGEEHFTLHLESPSPGSFVGTQSQTRVDILDNDDPGTIGFLVDAVSVHEGAATLSLIVRRTGGTQGAVTVEFSGVDGTALAGSDYSVTPGTLRWEDGHWGDRTITVTLFADAVPEGSETFDVVLSSPTGGAVLGTASLRVTVTE
- a CDS encoding endonuclease/exonuclease/phosphatase family protein, with the translated sequence MTYNVHRCIGLDGRHRPERIAAILARFDPDVACLQELDVNRPRTGRMDQPRRIADALQMDAHFHGAVRVAEEEFGAAVLSRLPMRKVRSGPLPTLLGMKLEPRAALWVEVRARGRPVQVLTAHLGLTRGERRVQADLLLGEEWLGHPDCRPPRILCGDFNMTPRSPAWRRLARALRAVAGDRPPATWPSFLPLVPLDGVFADPEVEVRGVEVPSDRSVWMASDHLPVVVDLEI
- a CDS encoding VTT domain-containing protein encodes the protein MKSDQVVGAARPPYPWTGIAIFALAVAVLAAVWKGTPLGNWLRPEHVSAWAGSLGARWYAGPLAVAVFIAGGFMMVPLLALAFACGMVFGAWPGAAYALTGAMAGASASFAVGRRLGRERLRRLLGERIRRFEGRVVRRGILAVFLVRKIPAPYGLVNLAAGASEVRFRDFFLGTLLGTGPGVVLLSVLGDRFARPAVEAVTS